The Salminus brasiliensis chromosome 3, fSalBra1.hap2, whole genome shotgun sequence genome contains a region encoding:
- the znf706 gene encoding zinc finger protein 706, giving the protein MGLIHLETAAARTAVTQKIPLNFKRLHWISSSFAKDSMARGHQKIQSQQKNAKKQAEIKKSKGHDQKTAAKAALVFTCGVCRSQMPDPKTFKQHFESKHPKNPLPPELEGVEA; this is encoded by the exons ATGGGACTAATCCATCTGGAAACTGCAGCAGCACGCACAGCTGTCACCCAGAAAATACCTCTGAACTTTAAACGTCTCCACTGGATTTCCTCTTCATTTGCCAA AGACAGCATGGCCCGTGGACACCAGAAGATCCAGTCCCAGCAGAAAAACGCCAAGAAGCAGGCGGAGATCAAGAAGTCTAAAGGCCACGACCAGAAAACGGCAGCTAAGGCCGCACTGGTGTTCACATGTGGAGTTTGCAGG TCGCAGATGCCCGATCCGAAAACCTTCAAGCAACATTTTGAGAGCAAACATCCCAAGAACCCTCTCCCTCCGGAGCTGGAAGGTGTTGaggcctaa